The genomic DNA TACGACTGGTTCCGAATGTCGTCGCGCGTAATGGACTTTTACTTTTTTAGCCGCGTGGTTTCCGATGTTGGCGACCGTACCGTTTTCAGTTACAAGGTAGATACCTTAATGGAAGACCGCTTTATGCTATTTCTGAAAGAATACCACAAGGTTTTTCCGCTTACACCACCCGAAGTACATTTAATTAAAGAAGTTTACCGCTTTTTTATTTTAAACTATGTTATTAAAGACGGGCCATACTTTTTCAGAAAATACTATTCTACCAAACTGATTAAGGAAGCCTATGAAACGTATTTTCCTGCCATGGAAGCCAAATACCGTGTAGAGAAAATTTTGAAAACATTAAAACTCTGATGCTGTACTATTATGAGAACAAAAAGTTTTAGAAGTGTAGTGAAAAACTACAGGGCCGTATTTTTTGATGCTTTTGGTGTATTAAAAAATCATTCGGGACTGATTGAGGGAGTAGGAAATACTTTCAAATATTTAGAATCGAAAGGAATTCCTTATTACGTATTAACCAACGACTCATCAAGAAGTCCGGAGGAACTATCGAACTGGTATCAGAAAAGAGGCCTGACCACTATTACCACCGATAAAATTTTATCATCGGGAATGCTGGCCATGGAGTTCTTTAAAACAAAACTGGCCAACGGAAAAGCGGTGGCATACCTTGGAACTAAAGATTCGGCTCACTACCTGGAAACAGCGGGGCAAAAAACAGTCCCCATCAGCGATGTAGACCTGAACGATCTGGAACACATAAAATCGTTTGCTTTTCTCGACGATGAAGGATTTGACTGGAATAAGGATATCGACAAGACCATCAATTTGCTGCGCCACAAAAATATGACCGTTATTGTTGCTAACACCGACATTAACTACCCGGTAAATAAAAACGATATTTCGGTTGCCATAGGTGGGCTGGCCGATCTGGTTGAACAAATTTTAGGGAAGAAATTTATACGTTTCGGAAAACCCGATGCCCAAATGTTCCTGCTGGCTTACGAACGTGCTATGCAGGATGTTCCCAACATTCAAAGAAACGAGATTTTAATGGTTGGCGACACGCTTTTCACCGATATTATTGGCGGAAACAAATTCGGATTGGACACCGTACTCGTTTTATCGGGAAATACATTACCGGATAACGCGAATATTAAAATTATCAGTTCGGGAATTATTCCAACTTACGTTTGCGACTCGGCAGTTATTGATTTTTAATGTGGTCTGGATACTGGATATTGGATGCTGGATACTAGATACTGGATGCTACGATTGCAAACTGAGACTGTAAACTGCGACTGTAATCTAAAAGTTCACCTTACAACTCTGCTGCCACCGCTTTCAGTGCATGAATCAGTAATTGATCCTTATCACGGCCTTTTGATGCAATTCGGATGTGCTTATCATCAAGCCCTATTTTGTTGGAACAGTCACGCACGTACACGCCAAAATCCTGCAGTAATTTCATTTGCAAATCGTAGGCGCTCATGGCAAAATTTATTTTCACCAGAATAAAATTACTGTTCGTGGGGTAAACCTCATATCCTTTAATATTACGCAGTGCCTCATGTAGTTCCCTAACATCCGAAATAACATGTCTGCGGGCCTGGTGGTATTCAATATCGGAATCTTTTAGCTGTGTTAAAAAGTACTCGGCCAGCGTGTTTATATTCCAAACGGGCAATGCATTTCTTATTTGTTGCAGGAAATATTCGTTGGCGGTGCAGCAATAGCCCAAACGTAAGCCCGGCACACCGCAATGTTTACTCATGCTGCGTACAATTACCAAATTCTGAAACTGTTCAACCACAGGCATGAGACTTGGAATTTCTTCGCCTGCAAAATCGATAAACGACTCATCAAGCAGCACCAGCTTTAAATGCTTCGTACGGTTTAAAAAAGCGGTTATTTTTTCAATCGAAAGCAACTGCCCCGTTGGATTTCCGGGATTAATAATTAGCGCTGAAGAAATTTTTTCATCAATCAGCCAATCAGCATATTCTTCCAAATCAAGCTGATATTGTTTGCCGGCAGGTAACTGAAACAACTTCACCTTTTCAAGGTTCTGAATCTTATCGATGTATTCGCTAAAAGTTGGAACAGGGATTCCCATATCCTCAACAAAGTTGTTTTGAATAATCGTAATCAGCTCGGTGGCGCCATTTCCCAAAACAAGGTATTCGGGTTTTATGTGCAAAACGGCAGCCAAATCCTGTTGCGCAAGTTTTGGGTTACTCGATGGGTATGCTTTAAGTACTTCGGGTAGTTTATCCTGAAGTCTGCGTATTAATGCTTCTCCAGGGAAATAAGGATTTTCAATGAAACAAAAATCCACCACATCATCCAGTTGTTCTTCTCCAACAATATCAACCAACGATGGCGAATGCGAAGTCTCTTCAAATAAGTGACGTTTTATTTCAATTTGCTTCCTTATCATGACTATTACTTTTAGGGCATTAATTTTTGCGACGACAAATTTGAGCAAAAAAAAACTGCCCTACAATAAGGACAGTTTCTTTTTTATTTTGCAAATATGTCTTAAATTTTTGCAGCATGAACAGTTTTAATAATTCTTGCTCCAATTTTATAAGGATCACCATTTGATGCAGGACGACGGTCTTCCAAACGACCTTTCCAGCCATCCTCAACAGTTCCTACAGGAATACGGATTGAAGCACCACGGTCAGAAACACCATAGCTGAAATCAGTGATGGCAGCAGTTTCGTGCAATCCGGTCAAACGTTGGTCGTTGTACGCTCCGTAAACATCAATATGTTCTTTAATGTGCTTACCGAACTCTTCGCAAATTGCATTAAATACTTTTTCGTCGCCACAAGTTCTCATTAAACCGTTTGAGAAGTTAGCGTGCATACCTGAACCGTTCCAGTCAAGATCTTTTCCAAGTGGTTTTGGATGCCACTCAACGTCAACACCATATTTTTCAGCAGTACGCTCCAAAAGGAAACGAGCCATCCAGATTTGGTCACCCGCATTGTGGGCACCTTTAGCAAAAATCTGGAATTCCCACTGTCCGGCAGCTACCTCAGCGTTAATACCTTCAACGTTCAAACCGGCTTCCAAACAAATATCGAAATGCTCTTCAACAATCGCACGACCGAAAGATTTAGAACCACCTACACCACAGTAGTAAGGTCCTTGTGGCTCAGGAAAACCTCCTGCAGGGAAACCTAAAGGCAAACGAGTTTGTGGATCGTAAAGGAAATACTCTTGCTCGTAACCGAACCAGAAGTCTTCATCTTCTTCTTCGATATGAGCGCGACCATTGGTTTCGTGAGCTGTTCCATCAGGATTTAGAACTTCAGTTAAAACAAGGTATGCATTTTTACGGTCTGGATCAGGACAAATGAAAACAGGCTTCAAAAGAAGGTCAGAAGCACCACCACCGGCCTGGTTAGTTGAAGATCCATCGAAAGACCATACCGGACAGTCTTCCAATTTACCGCTAAAATTATCTGCTACACGCGTTTTTGCTCTAAGCTGCTGAGTTGGTACACTTCCGTCCAACCAAATGTATTCCAATTTTGATTTCATGATGTAATAAATTTTATTTAAAAATAGATTTTTTCTAACTGTCTCCCACAAAAATATGCTTAAATGAAACTTGTTGAAGCATATTTATAACAAAATGTAATAAATTAATACAAAATTTACATTGAAAATAGATTTTTGTCAAACACCCCAAAATAAACTACACCCCCGCAAAATTTCTTCATGTATAATAAAAAATGCGCTGAATATTCACACTCCCCTCTCAGATATTTACATTTTTTCGCCATGTAGCCCCCAAATCGGAATTCACCCCCATGTTTTATCATTTTTTATCGTTGCATATTGGAGATATTATTTAGGAAATGTAATTTTAATCGCACTGGCATTACCAATTGATTGGTGAAAAACAAACACGAAATTTGAAAATTAAAAACAATACATGCACTATGAAAGTTGACAGACGTGATTTTATTAAAACAAGTGGTATGTTTGCAGCGGGAAGTATGGTTTTACCTCCCTTTGTGCAATCGTGCCAAAACGTACAAATTTCAGCAGACGTGAAAAGTTATTTAGACCATTTTGAAGTCAGTACCGAAATGTTGCAAAAAGTTATTGCAACAGCCATGAGTAAAGGCGGCGATTATGCCGACTTATTTTTTGAACACAAAATTTCAAACAGCCTGGCGCTTGAAGACGGGAAAGTAAACCGCGCTTATTCCAACATCGATTTCGGAGTTGGTATTCGTGTGCTAAAAGGCGACCAAACCGGTTTTGCCTACTCCGAAAATATTGCGCTCGACGATATGCTGAATGCAGCAAAAATGGCCGCTAACATTGCCAACAGCAGCGCCAGTTTTACTGCTGCCGACTACAACGAAAAACTGCCCGCCAACTACTACAAAATTTCGAAAAAGTGGGAAGATGTTTCGGTGAAAGACAAAGTGCCTTTTGTACAAAAGGTAAACGATAAAATATTTGGCCTCGATGAAAAGGTAATAAAAGTAAATGCCGGAATGAGCGATGAAAGCAGTTACGTAATGTTTTACAACTCGGAAGGGCGTCTAACCTACGATTACCGACCAATGGTCAGCTTTTATGCGGTTTGTGTTATGCAGGAAGGTGAACAAATCGAGAATGCTTATTCAGCACGGTCGGTTCGCCGCGGTTTTGAGTGGCTGACTGAAGATTTGGTTGACGAACTGGCCAACGAAGCCGTTGAAAAAACCAATCTGCTGTTTAAAGCCGGGAAACCTAAAGCCGGTGAAATGCCTGTAGTTTTAGGGGCCGGAGGTTCGGGAATTTTACTTCACGAAGCCATTGGCCATACTTTTGAGGCCGATTTCAACAGAAAAGGAACTTCTATTTTCAGCGACAAACTGAATAAAAAAGTTGCTGAAAGTTTCATTAATATTATCGACGATGGTACGCTGCCAAACGACCGCGGAGCCATTAATATAGACGACGAAGGAAACGACGTACAAAAAACCTACCTGGTAAAAGACGGTATCCTGAACAGCTACCTGCACGACCGGATCAGTGCCAAATATTATGGTGTTGAACCAACAGGTAACGGACGTCGCGAATCGTTCCGCCACATGCCAATTCCACGAATGCGATCAACCTACATGGAAAATGGTCCGCACACCACCGAAGAAATTTTTGCTGCTGTTGATTACGGCGTTTATGTCGACAATTTCACCAATGGCGAGGTTAAAATCGGTGCCGGCGACTTTACCTTCTTTGTAAAATCGGGTTACATTATCGAAAACGGAAAACTCACCACTCCTATCAAGGACATTAATATTGTTGGTAACGGACCTCAGGCTTTGGCCGACATTTCGATGGCTGCCAACGACTACAAAAACGACAGCGGCACCTGGACCTGTGGAAAAGACGGACAATCGGTTCCGGTTACACTTGGTTTGCCAACTGTTTTAGTGAAAAAAATGACCGTTGGAGGAACAAATGCATAGCACATGCAGTGTTTAATGTTTAAATTTTAAAACCATGACAAAAGAAGAAAAATATACATTGGCAAAATGGGCTATGAATCATGCATTGGAGAACGGAGCCCAGGAAGTAAGCGTAAACATATCGAACAACCAAAGCAGCAGTGTTGAAGTGCGCGAAGAAAAAATTGACAAACTGGAACAGGCGCTGCAAAGCAATTTATCTATTCGTTTGTTTGTCGACAAAAAATACTCATCGCACTCCACCAGCCGCTTAAATAAAGAAGATCTGGCACGGTTTATTGAAGAAGCTATTGAAGGCACAAAATACCTGTCGGAAGATGAATTCAGAACACTGCCCGATCCTGAATTGTATTACAAAGGTGATGGACAAGATCTGGGTTCCTTAGACGAAAATTTTGGCAACGTTGACCCGGAAGAAAAAATACAGGTTGCCTTTGCTGCCGAGAAAGAAATTCTGGGAAGCAACGAGCGTATTATATCGGTGTCCAGTAGTTATTACGACGGATTGAATGAGCGCGTAATGGTAAACAGCAATGGTTTCGAGGGCGACACAGCCAACTCGTACTTTGGAATATACACCAATGTTTCGGTAAAAGGCGATGGCGATGCCCGCCCGGAATTTGGCTGGGGAGAGACTTCGATAATATACAACGAATTAAAAAAAGAAGGAACAGGAACAACCGCACTAAAACGTGCGCTTGATAAAATCGGTGCGAAAAAGATCGAATCGGGAACCATGCCGATGATCGTTGAAAACCGTGTGGTAAGCCGCATTTTCAGCCCGCTGATGAATGCACTTGACGGATCAGCTATCCAGCAGAAAAATTCATTCCTTATCGATAAACTTGGCGAAAAAGTAGCTTCTGAGAAGCTAACGCTAACCGACGATCCGTTTATTATCGGAGGCCGTGGTTCGCGCCTGTTTGATGGCGAAGGTATTGCTACCAAAAAACGCTCTGTTTTTGAAAAAGGCGTTTTAAAAAGGTATTACATCGACACTTACTACGGCAAAAAACTGGAAATGGAGCCCAACAGCGGATCGACGACCAACCTTGTTTTTGAAACCGGCGATAAAGACCTCGACGCATTAATTGCATCGGTAAAAAAAGGAATTTTTGTTACCGGATTTAACGGGGGTAACAGCAACGGATCAACCGGTGATTTCTCGTACGGTATTGAAGGATTTTTAGTGGAGAACGGTGAGCTTGTTAAACCGGTTACTGAAATGAATATTACCGGAAACATGAAAACCTTATGGGCAAACATTGGAGAAATTGGTAACGACGTGCGCGAAGATTCATCGTGGCGCACACCATCGATTCTTTTCAACGATGTTGATTTTAGTGGATTGTAAAAGCAACAAACTATAAAAAAAGAGCCGTTCTGTAAATTTCAGAACGGCTCTTTTCTTTTTTACCCAATATTACAATTCGAATAAAACCGGGTCGCCTAAACCGATATTCTTTAATGCTGCAAGTTGCGTTTCTGCATCTCCAACAACAACATAATACATGTGTTCGGGATCCAATAATTTCTGAGCCAGTTCTTTGTGCTGCTCAGGCGTTAACGACTTAATAAACTCTTCCTCTTGCTTCACGTAATCGAAAGGCAGATCGTAAGCACTAATAGTGGTAAGCATCGAATGTAATGCACCGAGCGTTTCAAATCCACGGGCATTCGATTTTATCAGCGCATCTTTGGTAAACTGCAAATCGGTATCCGAAATTCCTTCCCGGTATTTTTCAATCTCGTCTTTAAAAATTTGTACCGATTCTTCAGTAGCCGTAGTACGAACGCTTGAGCTGGCCTGGAATGTTCCGTAATTTTTACCTCCCGAGAAATAAGTCCGGGCACCATAAGTATAGCCTTTTTCTTCGCGCAGGATAAGGTTCACAATTCCGTTGAAACTACCACCCAACTTGTAATTCATTACCGTCGCCTTCTCAAAATCGTCAGAAGTGCGTGGGATGGCATTTTGTCCAATATTAATTACCGACTGTTTAGCACCCGGAACATCAACAAAATAGATGGTTGATTTCTCCGGAAGTTTCGGCGCTGCAATTTCAGGAAATACAACTTCATGCGCTTCCCAGTTCGAGCTTAAACCGGCTAGCCCTGTAACAACCCTTTCTTGATCGATTTTTCCAACTACATGCATTCTCGCCACCGATGGCGAAATTGCTTTGTTGTAGAAATCTTTCAGGTCATCCATGGTTATCGATTCCAGACTTTCAACAGTGCCGGAAGTGGGCATTGCCAATATATTATCGTCGCCGTAAACCAACTTATCGAATGCCACCATTGCCAAATAATCAGGATTGGCCTCGTTGCGTTTTACATTGTTTATCATGCGCGATTTTACCAGTTCAAACTGCTCCTCGTCCCAACGCGGTTGCAATAAAATCTCCTCAACAAGTGCCAGCGTTTTTTCATAGTTTCGGGTAAGACTGTTTACATAAACCGAAATATTTTCGGTTCCGGCTCGAACACTGATATTAGCACCAAGCAAATCGATTTCTTCTTCCAGTTCTTCGGGCGTTTTTGTTGCCGTACCTTCCATTAACATACTGGCCATAAAACTTGCCACCCCTGCTTTATCTGTTGGAGCCAGAATATGACCGCCGTCCATAACTATCGAATATTGAACCAAAGGCAATTCGTTTTGCTCGATACCATAAACTTTAATGCCGTTTGTAGTTTCATCAGTCCAAACCTCAGGCACCGAAATTTCAGGATCGGGTCCTTTTGCCGGTTCCACCGAGCGATCAAACTCGGTTGGTGTTTTTGCAATTATTTCTTCTTCGGCAATGGCCGACTGATCAACCTGGGTAGCCTCTAAAATATTCTCTTCAACAATACCTGCATCAACCGAATTTTCGGCAATCAAATCAAGCTGCCCTTTAGGAACAAAGCTGGTTGCCAGGTAATTTTTCCCTTTTATATATTTGTCGTAAACCCGTTTGATATCTTCAATCGTTACGGCTTGAATTTTTGCAATATCTTCCTCGATAAATCCAGGAGATCCTGCAAATTCGTTATACATTGCCAACTGAAACGATTTGTTCAATACAGAACTTACGCCGTTATAAAATTGAGTTTCCAACCCGGCTTTGTGTTTCTCCAGGTCCTTCTCGGTAATTCCTTCCTCTTCAAAAAGCTGAAATGCCTCGAACACCGCGTTTTCAACTTCGGCAAGACTTGTGCCTGCATTGGCATTTACCGAAATAGTAAACTGTCCGGTCAACTCCATCGCACGGCTGAATACCGATGCCCGCGGTGCTAATTTTTTGTCCTTCACAATCACCCGATAGAAAGGCGATTTTTTGCCACTTCCTAACACTTGAGCCAGAAATCTTAGTGCGTAAGCATCGTCGTTGTACTGCTCAACAGTTGGCCAAATCATCGTTAACTGGGGTGTTCTGGCAAAATTATCTTCGTGATACAGCTTTTTAGTTTCATCCAATGTGATATTCTGCGGCTCCATATCTTCCACTTTTTCGCCACCCTTAATTTCACCAAAATACTTCTCGAGCATTGGTTTAACATCCTCTTCCTCAAAATCGCCGGCCAACACAATCGTGGTATTGTTAGGTACATAAAATTTCGAGTGAAATGCTTTTACATCATCTACCGACGCATTGAACAAGTCTTCCATTTCGCCAATTACAGTCCAGTTATACGGATGCCCCTCGGGATACAAATTTTTGGCAATTACCCACTGGTTAAAACCGTAAGGGCGGTTGTCGTAGGATTGACGTTTTTCATTTTGAACAACATTTTGCTGGTTGGCAAATGCCGATTTGGTTACGGTATTCTCGAGGAAACCCATTCGGTCTGATTCCATCCAAAGCACCATTTCCAGTGCATTTTTCGGAACAACCTCATAATAAATGGTCTGGTCGTTTCCTGTTCCGCCGTTTAATGTTCCTCCGGCCGACTGAATTTTTGTAAAGAATTCATCCTGACCAACATTTTCTGACTGCTGAAACATCATATGCTCAAACAAGTGAGCAAAGCCGGTCTTTCCGGGAACTTCGCGGTTTGAACCGACATGGTACATAATCGCAACTGCAACAATCGGATCTGATTTATCCTGGTGTAGAATTACATCAAGACCGTTATCCAGCTGATACTGAACGTAAGGAACCGAAAGTTTGTCATCGCTTTGTTTTGTGGTAGTGCACGAACCCAGAAACAGTAGGAATGCCAAACTGAGACTGAGGAGAAAACTTAGTTTTTTCATGATTAAAGGTGTATTGATTTGTTTTCTACGAAGTTAGCACAAAATATAAATAATCAAAACATTGTTAAGTTCTCAAGTTTTTGGGATCACGCCTCCTGGTAACGACAAAAAAAAACAGGAACCAAAACGGCTCCTGTTTTTCAATGCTACGAAAAATTACTCTATTAAACCATCGGATATTTTTTGAAGATATCTTCCGATTTCGTTAGTATATCCACATATTGTGCCCGCTGGTATGCAAACGGGTCTTTCATATTTTTACGAGACAGTTTTCCTCTGAAATCATCAAGCGTTTTGTATCCTTTATCGTCCATCCACTTATTAATATCCATGAGAATATCTGAAACTACTGATGGTGAATTACGGTAAATAGTACTTACCATTTGAACCACATCGGCTCCGGCAAGCAGCATTTTAATTACATCGTTGGCATCGTAAATACCACGGCTAATACAAATACTTCCCTCAACGTTACCATGTAACAAGCCGGCATAACGCAAACCTACCATATGGTCTTTTGGGTTGCTTAATTCCCAGGGATAGAAATATTCTTCTTTCTCAATATCTATTTCGGGTTGGAAAAAGCGGTTAAATAGTACATAACCATCAGCACCGGCCTCATCAACCTTTTTAATAAAATTCAACGGATTGGTGTAAAACAAACTCATTTTTACACTTACAGGAATTTTAACCACCTGTTTAATGGCCTTAACAATTTGCACCTGCTTGTCTTCAATCGATTCGCCGGTAACCTCGAAATACCCCGGCACTGCGTACAGATTTATTTCCAAACCTGCTACACCTGTTTTCTCCAGTTCCTGCGCATATTCAACCCAGGTTGGTTCGTAAATGGCATTCAGACTTGCAAATACAGGAACATCAACACTTTTTACCAGTTTTTCCAAATTGTATAAATGCTCTTTTGGTCCGGCGTGTTCCAGGCCAGGAAAAAGATCGGTCATTTCTGCGTTTCGGTTTTCATATTCGCTAAGCAGCTCATCCATTTGCAGACTTTCGAGTTGAATTTGCTCCTCGAAAAGCGAACGATATACAATCGCCCCAATTCCGGCTTCTTCAATTTGTTTAATTACATCGGGTTTCGTTACTAAGTTACTTGCTCCAAGTATGAGTGGATTTTTTAACTCTACACCCATATAAGTTGTTGTAAGATTTGCCATGGTAGTATTTTTAATGATTAGAATTTACGTTTTTCTTAGTGTAACTGAATTTACAAATAATTTGTTCAATTACGAAGTTAAATTTTGTTTATGTGCGATAGAGACACTAAGATTTTGAGACTGAGAGAAAGTGAGACTTGAGATGGAAAGATGGTAAGAATTTCATTTTACCGGTACATAAAAAAAACCACCTGCCTCCCGACAGATGGTTTCTTTATAATAAAATTTCTCTTTAAGTTATTCCTTCCCCTTTAGGGGACTGAGTGGTCTACAGCAAACTTAATGTTACAGTTAAACCGGCCATTACAACCGAAACCATAGTCATCAGTTTTATCAAAATATTCAAAGAAGGACCTGAAGTATCTTTAAAAGGATCACCAACGGTATCACCAACAACACCTGCATGGTGAGCTTCACTTCCTTTTCCACCATAGTTTCCTTTTTCAATGTACTTTTTAGCGTTATCCCAGGCACCACCTGCATTGTTCATAAACACAGCCAGTGTAAAACCGGCAGTCAATCCACCGGCCAACAGACCAATAACACCTGCAACCCCCATTGCTGCACCAACAATAATCGGTACAATAATAGCTACCAGCGAAGGCAACAACATTTCGCGCTGAGCACCTTTAGTTGAGATCTCAACACATTTGGCATATTCCGGAGTTGCTGTTCCTTCCAATATACCCTTAATCTCGCGGAACTGACGACGTACCTCCTCTACCATCGCAGAAGCAGCACGACCTACAGCTTTCATGGTAAGTGCGCTAAAAAGGAAAGCCATCATCGATCCGAGGAAAAGACCTCCCAGGAACATCGGGTTGAAAAGTGTAATATCGTAGGCAGCCGAAAAATCTTTTACCGAAGCTGTCGAAATTTTCACCGTCTGCATTCCGTCGTGAACCGCAGGAGCCACATCGTTATAGAAAATATATTGCCCTTTTGTAACAAATCCTTCGCCGCCTTTGGCAATTTTACCAAACCACAAACGAACTTCTTCCATATAAGCCGAAATAAGTGCCATGGCAGTAAGCGCCGCAGAACCAATTGCAAATCCTTTACCGGTTGCAGCTGTTGTATTTCCCAGCATATCCAAAGCATCAGTACGTTCACGTACTTCCGGAGGAAGCTCAGCCATCTCGGCGTTACCACCTGCATTGTCAGCAATTGGTCCGAAAGCATCGGTAGCCAGTGTAATACCTAACGTAGATAGCATCCCTACCGCGGCAAAACCAATACCGTAAACCCCCATTGCAAATTGCGATGAACCACCGGCAGCATAAAAAGCGCCTAAAATTCCCAGTACAATGGTTACAACAGGAATCCAGGTTGAACTCATACCAACAGCAATACCATCGATAATAGTCGTAGCCGGACCTTGTTGCGCCTGCTCGGCAATTCCTTTTGTTGGTTTGTACTCATCAGAAGTATAATATTCAGTAGCCTGACCAATGATTACACCGGCAGCCAAACCGATAATTACAGCCCAGAAAACTCCCCAGGTAATCCAACCTGCAAAAGCCAATCCAACCAGAGCTATCAGAATAAGAACAGAACTACCAAAAGTTCCGATAAATAATGCACGTAATAAGTTTTTCTGTGTTGCCGACTCTTTGGTACGTACCATAAAAATACCAATTATCGACAGGACGATACCAATTGCAGCTACAATCATCGGAGCTGTAACGGCTTTTATCGGATCGATCTTAGCACTTTCCAGTGCAATGGCAGGAAGTGCAGCACCCAATGCCGCGGTTGCCAAAATAGAACCTGCATACGATTCGTAAAGGTCGGCTCCCATACCGGCCACATCACCTACGTTATCACCAACGTTATCGGCAATTGTTGCAGGGTTACGCGGATCGTCTTCAGGAATACCGGCTTCAACTTTTCCTACAAGGTCGGCACCAACGTCGGCAGCTTTGGTATAAATACCACCACCAACACGTGCAAACAAGGCCTGTGTAGATGCACCCATTCCGAAGGTAAGCATCGTTGTTGTAATCTCAACCAGCTTTTGTTGTTCTGTAGTTCCTGCATGAACAAAGTCGAGCCCAAGGAAATGCACACCGTT from uncultured Draconibacterium sp. includes the following:
- a CDS encoding dihydroorotate dehydrogenase-like protein; the protein is MANLTTTYMGVELKNPLILGASNLVTKPDVIKQIEEAGIGAIVYRSLFEEQIQLESLQMDELLSEYENRNAEMTDLFPGLEHAGPKEHLYNLEKLVKSVDVPVFASLNAIYEPTWVEYAQELEKTGVAGLEINLYAVPGYFEVTGESIEDKQVQIVKAIKQVVKIPVSVKMSLFYTNPLNFIKKVDEAGADGYVLFNRFFQPEIDIEKEEYFYPWELSNPKDHMVGLRYAGLLHGNVEGSICISRGIYDANDVIKMLLAGADVVQMVSTIYRNSPSVVSDILMDINKWMDDKGYKTLDDFRGKLSRKNMKDPFAYQRAQYVDILTKSEDIFKKYPMV
- a CDS encoding sodium-translocating pyrophosphatase — its product is MSSIFIIVPAASILALVFAWFFFKSMMKNSEGTDRMKEIAQYVRDGAMAYLRRQYKVVFIVFVVLFILLAIMAFFKVQNPFVPIAFLTGGFFSGLCGFLGMKTATFASARTAHGASQSLNKGLQVAFRSGAVMGLVVVGFALLDIAAWYLFLSEVVFTPEHMINGVHFLGLDFVHAGTTEQQKLVEITTTMLTFGMGASTQALFARVGGGIYTKAADVGADLVGKVEAGIPEDDPRNPATIADNVGDNVGDVAGMGADLYESYAGSILATAALGAALPAIALESAKIDPIKAVTAPMIVAAIGIVLSIIGIFMVRTKESATQKNLLRALFIGTFGSSVLILIALVGLAFAGWITWGVFWAVIIGLAAGVIIGQATEYYTSDEYKPTKGIAEQAQQGPATTIIDGIAVGMSSTWIPVVTIVLGILGAFYAAGGSSQFAMGVYGIGFAAVGMLSTLGITLATDAFGPIADNAGGNAEMAELPPEVRERTDALDMLGNTTAATGKGFAIGSAALTAMALISAYMEEVRLWFGKIAKGGEGFVTKGQYIFYNDVAPAVHDGMQTVKISTASVKDFSAAYDITLFNPMFLGGLFLGSMMAFLFSALTMKAVGRAASAMVEEVRRQFREIKGILEGTATPEYAKCVEISTKGAQREMLLPSLVAIIVPIIVGAAMGVAGVIGLLAGGLTAGFTLAVFMNNAGGAWDNAKKYIEKGNYGGKGSEAHHAGVVGDTVGDPFKDTSGPSLNILIKLMTMVSVVMAGLTVTLSLL
- a CDS encoding pitrilysin family protein, translated to MKKLSFLLSLSLAFLLFLGSCTTTKQSDDKLSVPYVQYQLDNGLDVILHQDKSDPIVAVAIMYHVGSNREVPGKTGFAHLFEHMMFQQSENVGQDEFFTKIQSAGGTLNGGTGNDQTIYYEVVPKNALEMVLWMESDRMGFLENTVTKSAFANQQNVVQNEKRQSYDNRPYGFNQWVIAKNLYPEGHPYNWTVIGEMEDLFNASVDDVKAFHSKFYVPNNTTIVLAGDFEEEDVKPMLEKYFGEIKGGEKVEDMEPQNITLDETKKLYHEDNFARTPQLTMIWPTVEQYNDDAYALRFLAQVLGSGKKSPFYRVIVKDKKLAPRASVFSRAMELTGQFTISVNANAGTSLAEVENAVFEAFQLFEEEGITEKDLEKHKAGLETQFYNGVSSVLNKSFQLAMYNEFAGSPGFIEEDIAKIQAVTIEDIKRVYDKYIKGKNYLATSFVPKGQLDLIAENSVDAGIVEENILEATQVDQSAIAEEEIIAKTPTEFDRSVEPAKGPDPEISVPEVWTDETTNGIKVYGIEQNELPLVQYSIVMDGGHILAPTDKAGVASFMASMLMEGTATKTPEELEEEIDLLGANISVRAGTENISVYVNSLTRNYEKTLALVEEILLQPRWDEEQFELVKSRMINNVKRNEANPDYLAMVAFDKLVYGDDNILAMPTSGTVESLESITMDDLKDFYNKAISPSVARMHVVGKIDQERVVTGLAGLSSNWEAHEVVFPEIAAPKLPEKSTIYFVDVPGAKQSVINIGQNAIPRTSDDFEKATVMNYKLGGSFNGIVNLILREEKGYTYGARTYFSGGKNYGTFQASSSVRTTATEESVQIFKDEIEKYREGISDTDLQFTKDALIKSNARGFETLGALHSMLTTISAYDLPFDYVKQEEEFIKSLTPEQHKELAQKLLDPEHMYYVVVGDAETQLAALKNIGLGDPVLFEL